A region of the Candidatus Nanosynbacter lyticus genome:
TTTTTTATCGCTTTTTTACCTGATCGTAATATTCTTCTGCGTTGAGGGGCAGTTGTGCCTCCCCAAACTCCATATTCAGTAGATTCTGGGTGTTGGAGCGCATATTCTAGACATTGCTTTAATACTGGGCATTTTCGACACATGGCTATGGCGGCTTCCGCGGCTTCTGTCTTTCTGATACCTCTTAAATCTTGATTTGGAATACTTGAGTTTATTTGGAAAAATAAGCGATCAGCTTCTTCGGGAGCTAGTCTCGCGCATTCGGCGCCGTCCAATAGACCTTTGTTATTCAATTTTGACATATTATTATTTTACAATAATATAGTAATAAAATCAAATATATATTAATCTTGGACAAAGAAAAAGCCCGCTCTGTAGTAGAGCGGGTGTGAACTTTTACGCCTATGATTGGCGCCGAGGGGTGCTAGAGGGTTGGGCTAGCACCCCTCGGACTAGGGGTGTTTCAGGCGCGGCGCTTCTGCCTCGCCTGAGATATCACTTCCCACCCCAGCGCGGCCAAGATGACCGCGATCCAGGGTAGGTTAGCAGAAGATGACCCGGTCTTCGCCAGGACCGAAGTCTCTGGCTTAGACTCCGGAGTCGGTGTAGGACTTGGTTCCGGTGCCGGAGGCGGAGGTGTCGGTTCCGTCGTTGGTGTGGGCACCGGTTCCGGCGTGGGTGCCGGAGGCGGAGGTGTCGGTTCCGTCGTTGGTGTGGGCACCGGTTCCGGCGTGGGTGCCGGAGGCGGAGGTGTCGGTTCCGTCGTTGGTGTGGGCACCGGTTCCGGCGTGGGTGCCGGAGGCGGAGGTGTCGGTTCCGTCGTTGGTGTGGGCACCGGTTCCGGCGTGGGTGCCGGAGGCGGAGGTGTCGGTTCCGTCGTTGGTGTGGGCACCGGTTCCGGCGTGGGTGCCGGAGGCGGAGGTGTCGGTTCCGTCGTTGGTGTGGGCACCGGTTCCGGCGTGGGTGCCGGAGGCGTCGGAGGTACACATTGCTCCACGGAAGGGTTGCACTCGATACAACCTTTCCCGGTACATTCCAATGAAGGGGTGGTGGCTTGGGATGTTCCTCCGAAGAGGAGGGCCGTTCCGATGAACCCTAGGAGGATCGCCCCTAAAACGATCCTTAGGGGGGTCCGCTTCCTTGGCCTGGTCATGATTTTTCCCTTTCGTGAGTGGTGCTGATTGTAAAAGTTCACTGTCCAGTCACGCTGGAAAGTAAAAAATACACATCAGCAATCTATTGGACTTTACTATTTTAGCATAAAATCAGAAAAAATCAATAGTCTAATAAAAAATCCCGCCAGAATTGACGGGATTTAATTGTCTGAAATGTAAAGACTACAAAGAGTTCTCTACTTTAATACCAGGGCCCATAGTTGTAGCGACTGCAACACTCTTAATGTAAACACCCTTTAAGCTGGACGGCTTTTGAGAGTTTAAGCTGCTTAGGAATGCGCGTGCGTTTTCTGACAATTTTTCAGTACCGAATGATACTTTTCCGATTGATAAGTGAACGATGGCTTGCTTATCAACGCGATATTCAACTTTTCCGGCCTTTGCTTCAGAAACGGCTTTAGCGACGTCGGCAGCAACGGTGCCAGACTTTGGATTTGGCATCAAACCGCGTGGGCCAAGCAATCGTGCGTACTTACCAAGCTTTGGCATGTACTGCGGAGTTGCAACCAAAATGTCGAAGTTCAGCTCTTCCTTATCCAATTGGCTTAGGAATTCTTCGTCACCAATGATGTCAGCGCCAGCTTTTTTAGCGGCAGCATGTTCTGATTCTGGTGCGAAAACTGCTACGCGAACATCCTTACCTGTACCGTGCGGCAATGCTACGGTTGAGCGGATGTTTTGGTCCGCTTGGCGTGGGTCAACGCCCAAGCGGATGTGGATTTCAACACTAGCGTCAAACTTAACTGGGCTGGTTTCAGTGGCCAATTTCAAAGCCTCGTCTAAGCTGTACAATTTGTTCTTCTCGATGTTTTTTGCAACTTCCTGGTATTTTTTACCGCGGCGCTCCAAGCGTGGACGAGTAACTGGCTTTGGGCCTTTCTTTACGTGAGCCTCAGCATCGTCAGACTGTGGAGTGGTGTCGCCAGCTTCCTTGCGAGCTTCCTTCTCTGCTTTTTCAGCAGCCTCGTCTAGGGCTTTTTGGCTGCGTTTGCCAGATTTGGCAACTACGGCTTCACGTTCAGCGACGACATCTTTGTCTTTGTTGTCGTGAGATTTAGTTGTATCGGCAGCTTCTGCAATTGCTGCTTCAATTTCAGCGATCGTGTTTTTTTCGCTGACTGCTAATTTTAGTTCTGCTGCTTTTTCTAGCAACTCGGCTTTCTTTACCATAATAATCCTTTCTGTGGTACGAACGGCGATTCGTGACTCTACGACGGACCCGCCTCCCAGCATTGATTGATAGTGATGAAATTATACCATATTTTTAGAGATTAGTGCAAATATTTGATTTTATGAAAAAGAATTGTATAATATTTAATATTATGAGTGAGTTTTCGGAAAGGTCAAATAGAGATAAGTTTACGGAAATCGTAGGTAACGAAGACGGTTCTTTAGGAACGATAGATATCTACGTCCCAGAGCAATGTATGTCCTGTCCAAGAATAATAGAAGCGTTAAATAACCTAGATGAATACAGAAAAACAGTAAACAGACTTTTGGCGATGGCGTTGGGCGGTGATAAAGTAGCGTTGGTTGACGAGGCTACCGGCGAGACATTAGATGAAGATAAAGCTACCAAAATTGTTTGTAAAATGGCCGCCAGCGGAATGAACGAGCTAGATGAAAATATTGCAAAAGCGCAGAGGGATATTTACATGTTAGCTAATGGGTGTACAGGACCCTTGGGGCTGCAGGCATCTGATGGAGAGAGGCGCGTGAGTGTCCATATGTGTGATAGTCCAGGAGTTTTTTATTCAGGCTTGGGTGAGTCACAGATCGGAGAGGCTGTAATAATAGAGCGCGAATTAGAAGAGTGATATTTTTATATAAAATGAGGGCTAACGCATAGTTACTGTTTTTTGCTAAACTAGTAACTATGGACATAACAATTACAAACATACAGGCAAGGCAAATTTTAGATTCACGTGGTAATCCGACGGTTGAGGCTGACGTAATTCTGAGTGACGGTTCTTTTGGGCGGGCGGCTGTTCCCTCTGGTGCTAGTACTGGGTCGTTTGAAGCGGTTGAGCTGAGGGATGGTGAGTTGGCGTTCGGCGGTAAGGGTGTGCTTCGAGCGGTTGATAACGTTAATAATGAAATCGCTCAGGCCTTAAAAGGAATGAGCCCGTTTGATCAGGCGGCGATTGACAATAAAATGAAATCTCTGGATGGTACGCCAAATAAGGCGCGCCTGGGTGCAAATGCAATTTTAGCGGTGTCGTTGGCTGTAGCGAAAGCTGCCGCTAAGTCACGTGGCGTGGAGTTGTATCAATACGTCAATAGCTTGGCTGGAAATCCTACAATGTCTCTGCCGATGCCGATGATTAATGTGATGAACGGCGGCCAGCATGCGCTCGGTGCGACTGATTTTCAGGAATATATGATTATTCCAACTAGTGCGGCAACTTTTGCGGATGCGGTTCGAATGAGCGCGGAAGTTTTTCATGCGCTGGCGAAAATCCTGAAAGATGAGGGTTATCCGACGACAGTTGGTGATGAAGGTGGCTATGCGCCGCATGTCAGAAATGGCAACATGGAGCCAATTCTGCTTTTGACTAGAGCGATTGAGCAGGCCGGCTATAAATTGGGTGTAGACTTTGGGTTTGCGCTGGATGTGGCGGCAAGTGAGCTTTATAAAGATGGCAAATATCACTTGTCGACTGAGCGCCGCGTATTGTCGGCTGATGAAATGATTCGCACATATAAGGCGCTGCTTGGGCGCGTGCCGGTTCTTTCGATTGAGGATGGCTTAAACGAAGAAGCCTGGGAAGATTGGGAGAAGATGACAGCAGATTTGGGGCATTTTGCTCAGTTGGTTGGTGATGATCTTCTGGTGACGAATGTCGAGCGATTGAAGCGTGGAATTGAGGAAAAAGCTGGCAATGCTATTTTAATTAAGCCAAATCAAATTGGCACATTGACTGAGACTATTCAGGCGGTTGTGATGGCGAAAAATGCTGGCTGGAACACCGTGATGAGTCATCGGTCGGGTGAAACTGAGGATGTAACAATTTCTCATCTGGCAGTTGGACTGGGAACGGGTCAAATTAAGACTGGCTCGATGTCTCGCTCGGAGAGAATTGCTAAATATAATGAGCTGCTGAGAATTGCGGAAAAGCGTCCAGATTTGGAAATTGCCCATCCGTTTGTCAGATAATCTACGAAAAAAGCTTCCCTTTTAGGTGTCTAACGGGAAGTTTTTTGTTTGAAAATTATTTTCTTATAAATTCAATTTCTCCGGAGTCATTGATGCGGATAATTTGTGACGGCTTAGAATCTACAATTTCTCCGGAATCAACATAGACGGAAGCAGATTCATGGAAGTAATTGATTGCCTCGGTAATGTTATTTGCTGACTCTTTATCTGGTGGGTTAGCACTAGGAGCGGCTAAGTAGCCGACTTTCTGAATTAATTCCGACAGTGGTGATTTTGGGATGACACGAAATGCCAGCGTGCCGTTAATGTGCGGTATATGTGGCAGAAAATCAGGCGATACATTCACGACTATTGTCGTTGGTTGATTTTTGGCTAACTCTTGATAACTTTCTTGTAAGTGTGGCGCCAACCCAGGAATATCATTAATGTCGGTAACAAGAACGATAACAGATTTATCTAAGGATCTTTGCTTGATTTTATACAATCTTTCAATTGCTCTCTTTGATTCAGCTCTAGCCAGTACGCCATAAATAGTGTCGGTCTTAGCGACGACTAGCTGATCGGATTGGAGAGCTGAGATAACTGCACTGTCTAAAATATTTTCTACAATCATTTTTCAAATTTTACCATAAAAATAACCCCGACAGATTCGGGGCTATTCTCCTTTTTCAAATTAGTCGACGATTTCTACGCCCATTGAGCGAGCTGATCCAGCAACAACTTTCATTGCGCCTTCAATATCGATTGCGTTCAATTGGTCTTTTTTCGCTTCAGCAATTTCTTGTAATTGCGCGCGAGTAAGCTTACCAACCTTATCAACGTGTGGCTTACCACTTCCCTTTTGGATGCCAGCCTTTTCACGAATCATGTCGTCAACTGGTTGTCCAAGCGAATTCCAAGTGAAGGTTCGATCTTCGTAAACTTGAATGTGAACAATTACGTCCTTACCCATCATGTCTTTGGTGGCGTCGTTAAATGGATTGATAAAGTCCATCATGTTCAAGCCCCACTGACCGAGTGTTGAACCAACTGGAGGACCTGCTGTCGCCCGACCAGCTGGAATGCGCAATTTTAAATTACCAATAATTTTCTTTGCCATAGTTATTCCTTATAGTTTATAGTGCGTAACCCGAATATTATAGCGAAAAATTCGCTAAATTGCAAGCTAAGCTTTTTTAACCTGCAAGGCGTCCAGCTCGACTGGAGTGTCGCGGCCAAACATACTAACCATAACTTTCAGCGTGCCCTTAGAAGCATCGATTTCGCTAACTGCGCCGTCAAAGCCTTTGAACGGACCGTCAGTAATCGATACGATTTCGCCTTCGGCGAAGTCAATTTGATGCTTTGGCTCCTCAACACCCATGCGCTTTTTAATCTTGGCAATTTCCTTTTCTGAAACTGGCGTTGGTGTCGTGTCGGCGCCAACAAATCCGGTTACACCTGGGGTGTTGCGGATAATATACCAGGTTTCGTCAGTCAATTTCATTTCTACCAACACATAGCCC
Encoded here:
- the nusG gene encoding transcription termination/antitermination protein NusG, whose amino-acid sequence is MSSKRYDDSQQWYAIHTYSGYEEKVAESIRQRINGVDMADKIFDVIVPKEKQIQIRNGKRKIVEAKIFQGYVLVEMKLTDETWYIIRNTPGVTGFVGADTTPTPVSEKEIAKIKKRMGVEEPKHQIDFAEGEIVSITDGPFKGFDGAVSEIDASKGTLKVMVSMFGRDTPVELDALQVKKA
- a CDS encoding WhiB family transcriptional regulator: MSKLNNKGLLDGAECARLAPEEADRLFFQINSSIPNQDLRGIRKTEAAEAAIAMCRKCPVLKQCLEYALQHPESTEYGVWGGTTAPQRRRILRSGKKAIKKAIESAGE
- the eno gene encoding phosphopyruvate hydratase, with the protein product MDITITNIQARQILDSRGNPTVEADVILSDGSFGRAAVPSGASTGSFEAVELRDGELAFGGKGVLRAVDNVNNEIAQALKGMSPFDQAAIDNKMKSLDGTPNKARLGANAILAVSLAVAKAAAKSRGVELYQYVNSLAGNPTMSLPMPMINVMNGGQHALGATDFQEYMIIPTSAATFADAVRMSAEVFHALAKILKDEGYPTTVGDEGGYAPHVRNGNMEPILLLTRAIEQAGYKLGVDFGFALDVAASELYKDGKYHLSTERRVLSADEMIRTYKALLGRVPVLSIEDGLNEEAWEDWEKMTADLGHFAQLVGDDLLVTNVERLKRGIEEKAGNAILIKPNQIGTLTETIQAVVMAKNAGWNTVMSHRSGETEDVTISHLAVGLGTGQIKTGSMSRSERIAKYNELLRIAEKRPDLEIAHPFVR
- a CDS encoding L-threonylcarbamoyladenylate synthase: MIVENILDSAVISALQSDQLVVAKTDTIYGVLARAESKRAIERLYKIKQRSLDKSVIVLVTDINDIPGLAPHLQESYQELAKNQPTTIVVNVSPDFLPHIPHINGTLAFRVIPKSPLSELIQKVGYLAAPSANPPDKESANNITEAINYFHESASVYVDSGEIVDSKPSQIIRINDSGEIEFIRK
- the rplA gene encoding 50S ribosomal protein L1 → MERRGKKYQEVAKNIEKNKLYSLDEALKLATETSPVKFDASVEIHIRLGVDPRQADQNIRSTVALPHGTGKDVRVAVFAPESEHAAAKKAGADIIGDEEFLSQLDKEELNFDILVATPQYMPKLGKYARLLGPRGLMPNPKSGTVAADVAKAVSEAKAGKVEYRVDKQAIVHLSIGKVSFGTEKLSENARAFLSSLNSQKPSSLKGVYIKSVAVATTMGPGIKVENSL
- the rplK gene encoding 50S ribosomal protein L11 — encoded protein: MAKKIIGNLKLRIPAGRATAGPPVGSTLGQWGLNMMDFINPFNDATKDMMGKDVIVHIQVYEDRTFTWNSLGQPVDDMIREKAGIQKGSGKPHVDKVGKLTRAQLQEIAEAKKDQLNAIDIEGAMKVVAGSARSMGVEIVD